From the Microaerobacter geothermalis genome, one window contains:
- a CDS encoding stage V sporulation protein D, producing MWVSNVTLRKRIFYVLIGGMLLFLILIGRLGYIQLVKGQWLLNKAEDLWTRDIPFEGIRGKIYDRNGELLAYNISAPSVMAVPAQIKDPANTARQLAGVLNMSEEKVYRLITKRELMVRIAPEGRKISEEKAKEVAQLRLPGIVISQENKRYYPNGAFASHVLGFTGIDNQGLTGIEKVYDERLKGKKGSVSFFSDAKGKEMPDQKERYSPPKEGDSLFLTIDRTIQFILERELEQAMLTYRADNALAIAMDPNTGEILGMASMPEYDPARYQEYPSQIFNRNLPIWKTYEPGSTFKIITLAAALEEKMVDLEKDTFFDPGYAKVAGATLRCWKKGGHGSQTYLEVVENSCNPGFVALGQKVGEKKLFQYIRNFGFGQKTGIDLNGESTGILFKPERIGPVELATTSFGQGVAVTPIQQVAAVSAAINGGKLFQPYIAKEWHDPKTDEVLAMNNPKLIRQVISPETSSQVRKALESVVAKGTGYRAYIDGYRLGGKTGTAQKPAPGGGYLSNEHIVSFIGFAPADDPKVVIYAAVDNPKGIQFGGVVAAPIVRNMMVDVLQYLDVQPRKEQIPKEYRYGEIPLVEVPDLRGVPVHKLQESYFTFRIDTSGSGNTILYQSPQPGTKVERGSTIRIYLGDKK from the coding sequence GTGTGGGTCTCCAATGTAACCCTAAGGAAACGCATATTTTATGTGTTAATTGGAGGCATGCTATTATTTCTCATACTCATCGGAAGGCTCGGCTATATACAATTGGTGAAAGGGCAGTGGTTATTAAACAAAGCAGAAGACTTATGGACCCGTGATATTCCCTTTGAAGGCATCAGGGGTAAAATTTATGATCGAAATGGGGAACTGCTGGCTTATAATATTAGTGCGCCGTCAGTCATGGCTGTACCGGCTCAGATTAAGGATCCGGCTAATACCGCCCGTCAGTTAGCCGGAGTATTAAACATGAGTGAAGAAAAGGTTTATCGGCTGATTACCAAGAGGGAATTAATGGTCAGAATTGCTCCAGAGGGAAGAAAGATTTCTGAAGAAAAAGCAAAGGAAGTTGCCCAACTGAGATTACCCGGCATTGTCATCAGCCAGGAAAACAAGAGGTATTACCCCAACGGGGCATTTGCTTCCCATGTATTGGGATTTACCGGCATAGATAATCAGGGATTGACTGGAATCGAAAAAGTATATGATGAACGGTTAAAAGGGAAAAAAGGCTCTGTTTCCTTTTTTTCCGATGCCAAAGGAAAAGAGATGCCCGATCAAAAAGAGAGATATTCTCCTCCAAAGGAAGGAGATAGTTTATTCCTTACCATCGACCGCACCATTCAATTCATTTTGGAACGTGAATTGGAACAGGCCATGTTAACTTATCGAGCCGATAATGCCTTGGCTATCGCGATGGACCCAAACACCGGAGAAATATTGGGAATGGCCAGTATGCCGGAGTATGATCCTGCCCGTTATCAAGAGTACCCCAGTCAAATATTTAATCGGAATCTTCCTATTTGGAAGACCTATGAACCGGGATCTACTTTTAAAATCATCACTCTTGCCGCAGCTCTTGAAGAAAAGATGGTCGATTTGGAGAAGGATACATTTTTTGACCCCGGATATGCCAAAGTGGCCGGGGCTACATTGAGATGTTGGAAAAAAGGGGGACACGGTTCCCAAACCTACTTGGAGGTGGTCGAGAATTCGTGTAACCCTGGTTTCGTTGCCCTAGGACAAAAGGTAGGAGAAAAAAAGCTTTTTCAATATATCCGCAACTTTGGATTTGGTCAAAAAACAGGGATTGATCTGAACGGGGAGTCCACTGGGATTTTATTTAAGCCTGAGAGAATTGGTCCTGTCGAACTGGCAACGACGTCTTTTGGTCAAGGGGTGGCGGTAACACCAATCCAGCAAGTGGCGGCAGTCTCTGCAGCGATCAATGGAGGGAAATTGTTTCAACCTTATATTGCAAAAGAATGGCATGATCCAAAGACCGATGAAGTTCTTGCAATGAATAACCCTAAACTGATTCGTCAGGTCATATCTCCAGAAACATCGTCTCAGGTAAGGAAGGCCCTGGAAAGTGTGGTTGCCAAGGGAACAGGATATCGTGCTTATATTGACGGATACCGTTTGGGCGGAAAAACAGGGACTGCCCAAAAACCTGCCCCTGGAGGAGGTTACTTAAGCAATGAGCATATTGTTTCTTTCATCGGATTTGCCCCGGCAGACGATCCCAAAGTTGTAATTTATGCAGCCGTGGATAACCCGAAAGGAATCCAATTTGGTGGTGTGGTGGCGGCACCTATCGTTAGAAACATGATGGTTGATGTCTTGCAATATCTGGATGTTCAACCCAGAAAGGAACAAATTCCAAAGGAATACCGTTATGGCGAAATTCCATTGGTTGAGGTTCCTGATCTCAGGGGGGTTCCTGTTCATAAGCTTCAAGAAAGCTATTTCACATTTAGAATTGATACAAGCGGCAGCGGAAATACCATACTCTATCAATCACCTCAACCGGGAACAAAAGTAGAGAGGGGATCAACCATCCGGATTTATTTGGGTGACAAAAAATAA